ACTTCGGCGCCGAGCGGCGCGTCGAACGGAATGATGTCGAAGCGTTGCACCGCACTGCCCGGCCGCGAGGCGGGCAGATGCCCGGCGGACAGCGATGCGGCGTCGCGGATGGCGGTAGTCGTCACGGCACGGCCCCTGATTCGGTCAAAACGCGAATCTACGAGTGCGTGCCGGACTGCGTCAACGAAGCGATTCGGATACGTTTATCTGCTGCGGTCATAAAGATCGCTGCTCGCGCATACGCGCGGCAACGGGAGGTTGCGCACGGCGCGAAACGGTCCGATCCGAACCGTCAGGATTCCGTCGACGGGTCGGGCACGCGCACGACGCCATCCGGATATCGAAGGTCGATCAACCCGTGTTTGTCGCGGATGCCCATCGGCGGCACGACCTCCACGCTCGCGCAGTCGACTCCTTCGCAAACGACCAGGCTCGGTGCGGGTGTCGCGCCGCTGCCGCGCTTCGGCCTCCTGTTGACGCTGCGCCTCCTCGGCGTCGTAGATCGCCTGCTGCTCCGGCGCGACCGTCGATGCGAACGGAGTTGACGTATGCCGCACGAAGCGTACGGTAGGCACCAAACGCGCTCGCACACATCTCGCCCGGCGACGCCGCACGCGGCGCCCACGCCTGTTCAGCTCACCCTGTCCCGCACAAGGAGTCCGACCATGCTTACGCAGAAAACGAAAGACATCGTCAAGGCGACGGCCCCCGTCCTCGCGCAACACGGCTACGACATCATCAAATGCTTCTATACGCGCCTGTTCGATGCGCATCCGGAGCTGAAGAACGTTTTCAACATGGCGCACCAGGAACAGGGGCAACAGCAGCAGGCGCTGGCCCGCGCCGTCTATGCGTATGCGGAGAACATCGAAGACCCGGGCAGCCTGGCCGCCGTGCTGAAGAACATCGCGAACAAGCACGCAAGCCTTGGCGTGCGGCCCGAGCACTATCCGGTCGTCGGCGAGAATCTGCTCGCCGCGATCAAGGAAACGCTCGGCGATGCGGCTACCGACGACATCATCTCCGCGTGGGCGCAGGCTTACGGCAACCTCGCCGACGTGCTGATGGGCATGGAAAGCGAACTGTACGAACAATCGACCGACCGCGTCGGCGGCTGGACCGGCTGGCGCACCTTCGTCGTGCGCGAGAAGCGGCCCGAGAGCAGCGTGATCACGTCGTTCATCCTCGAGCCGTCCGACGGCAAGCCGGTCGCGAACTTCGAGCCCGGCCAGTACATCAGCGTCGCCGTCGACGTGCCCGCGCTCGGCCTGCAGCAGATTCGCCAGTACAGCCTGTCGGACATGCCGAACGGGCATACGTACCGGATCTCGGTGAAACGCGAAAGCGGCGGCACTTATCCGGCCGGCTATGTGTCGTGCCTGCTGCACGATCACGTGAACGTCGGCGACGAGATCAGGCTGGCCGCGCCGTACGGCAGCTTCCACATCGACGTCGACGCGAAGACGCCGATCGTGCTGATCAGCGGCGGGGTCGGGCTGACGCCGATGATCAGCATGCTGAAGCGCGCGATCCAGGATCCGCAGCGACAGGTCGTGTTCGTGCACGGCGCGCGCAACAGCGGCGTGCACGCGATGCGCGACCGGCTGCGCGAAGCGGCGAACACGTATGCGAACTTCGACCTCGTGGTGTTCTACGACGATCCGCTGCCGCAGGACGTCGAAGGACGCGACTTCGACCGCAAGGGCCTCGTCGACGTGAACGCGATCAAGGATACGATCCTGCTGCCCGACGCCGATTACTACATCTGCGGCCCCGTTCCGTTCATGCGGATCCAGCACGACGCGCTGAAGCAGCTTGGCATCCCGGAAGCGCGCATCCACTACGAGGTGTTCGGGCCGGACCTGTTTGCCGAATGACGCGACGGGCGGCAGCGACGCCGCCCGGATCCCGTGCTGGCACTTCGTGAGGGTGACGCCGTCGCCCGACCGCGCGAGCGTCGGATACACGTGCATGCTCGCGCGACACGTCGGCCAATCGCGTACCCGCCCGGATACGAATACGTCATTGGCCACGATTCCACGCCATTCGGTTCCCGATCGGAAACGAAATGATTATCCCGTTGCCCGCATGACACTTTCGTTCCTGTACGGATACGAATGAATGCCCGCACCCGCGAGTTGTGCAATACTGTTCCCGATCAGATACGAAGCACGGAGAACGTCATGTCGGAGATCCGGTCCGTCAGCACGATCGGCGCACTCGCCAACCTCATCCGCGCGGCGCGGCTCCAGCAGGGGTTCACGCGGGACGAACTCGCGAACGCCACGGGGCTCTCGCCGAAGTTCATCAGCCAGGTGGAAGCCGGGAAGCCGACCGCGCAAATCGGCAAGGTGCTGCTGCTGCTCGGCGAGCTGGGCGTGAGCCTGCTCGCGCAGTCGTCGATCGAGATTTCGGCTGAAAACGCGCTCAAGGCCGCTCAACGCCGCAGGAGCCGCCATGGTGGCTAGAACGCTGATCGCGTCCGCAAACGGGCTGTGCATGGGCCGGCTGACCGACGACAAAGGCGTCTGGTCGTTCACGTACGACGCGCAGTGGCTGGCATCGCCACGCGCGTATCCGCTGTCGCCTGCTTTCGCGCTGCGCGCCGGCACCTTCACCGACAGCTCGACCGATCGCCCGGTCCAGTGGTTCTTCGACAACCTGCTGCCCGAAGAAGGCATGCGGATGTCGCTCGCGCGCGAGGCGAAGGTCGATGCCGCCGACGCGTGGGGCCTGCTCGCGTACTTCGGGCGCGAATCGGCCGGTGCGCTCACGCTGCTGGCCGAAGGTGAGCAGGAAGCGGCCGGCAGCATGCAGCCGTTGCCGCTCGACGAACTCGAGCGGCGCATCCGGGCAATGCCCACACGCGCGCTGACGGCGACCGCGCCCAAGCGCATGTCGGCGGCCGGCGCGCAGCAGAAGCTGCTGCTGATCCTGCGCGGCGACGCGCCGGACTACGCGCTGTTCGAGCCGATCGGCAGCGAGCCGTCGATGCATCTGCTGAAGCCGGACATGCGCGCCGCCGGCTACCCGCATTCGGCGATCAACGAATTCTTCTGCATGAAGCTCGCGAAGCGGATGGGCCTCGACGTTCCCGACGTGCATTTTCTGCGTGCACCGTCAGCGTGCTACGTGATCGACCGTTTTGACCGCGATACTGCGGCGGAACCGGCCGGACGCCTGCACACGATCGATGCGATGCAATTGCTCAACTACGATCGCGGCTTCAAGTACCAGCGGGCGAACGCGGCGGAACTCGGCCGCGCGATCGGGCAGACCAGCACGCGCGCGCTGGCGCGCCTGTCGGTGTTCCGCTGGACGATCTTCAACGTGGTGGTCGGCAATGGCGACGCACATCTGAAAAACCTGTCGTTCTTCGTCGACGCGCGCGGCTACCGGCTGGCGCCGTTCTACGACATCGTCAGCACGGTCGTCTATCACACGCCCACGCACCGGCCCGACCATCGCGGCGATCATTGGCCGCATTGCGAACTGACGATGCCGCTCGGCGCGGCGACACGATTCTCCGACATCGACACGGGCGCGCTGATCGCATTCGGCCACGCGCTCGGGCTCAAGGAGAAGGCGGCCGAAGACGAGCTTCGGCGGTTTCTCGAACCGCTCGACCGCAGCGTCGCGCAGACGCTCGATGAAGTGCGCGAGATCGCCCGCCCCGACGCCGGGGAAATCCGCCTGCTGAACTCGATTGCCGCGATGCCGATCGCGGAGATGCGCCGTGCGCTTCGCCAGATGCGCGGTTAGGAGGCTGCGGGCGGGTAGTAAGCGGGTTGAATGATCCTGCCCTCACCAGTGCTCGCGCGTCGGCCGCGATGCCATTGCGGCCCGGCGATGCGAGATGACCGTTACAACGTTGCAAGACTGCCGGCCGCATTCATTCGCATCAAAGACATCAGGATAAGTATTCTTATCACAATAGGCTTGTTGACGATTCAAACTTGAATTTTCCAGAACGCCCCGCATGCACGGGGCGCGGCCCGCTCAACGCCCGATCGGCAACCCCGTCGGCTCGATCCAGCCGAGCTTGTACGCGATGAGCAGCGACAGGAATAGCGTGACCGACAGCCCGACGCGTGCCGCGAGCGACCACGCCATTCGCTTGGACCTTCCGCGATCGTGATTCATGAAATACAGCGCGAAGATCAGGCTGGCGATGATCAGCGCGAATGCCACGGAAACCAGCAGAGTTTTCATTTGTGCTGCCCTTGAAGATCGGAATCGGCCTGAATCAGTTCGGCCAGTTTATGTCGTTCGTCGGCGATCTCGCCGACGCCTGACGCCGGCCAGTCCAGCGCGACGCCATTGCCCAGCGAATCGCGCACGAGTGCCTGGTAGCGCCGGTCGTTGATCCGGCCGTGGTCCATCGCTTCCGAGATCTCGTGCCGGAACGGCGGCGGGAAGCTCGCGTACGCACGCGACAGCGCCGCATATTGTCTCGCATCGATCTCTTTCGACGATGGTATGACAGTCCAGATCACCACGGCCACGATGGCCGTGAAAGGGATCGCCGTGTAGCGAAGAATGAACTTGGTCGGGGTCATGAAGCGGTGGGCAGAAGTGATCGCGAATGCGGGCCGCGCGGCAGCGAAGCTGCAGGCCGGCTGCACTGCACGTCATTGTACTGAAAGCCCTATCCGGATAACAGAGTATGATAATGACATTATCATGTTCATCACATGATTCGAGAGACCCGGTGCCCTGCGCAGGCGGCCTGCCTGCACGGCCGTCCGGCGCCGGTCTTCCCGTCCGTGCCCGCGATCCGCGGCGAGTGAGTGAAGCCCCTATGCCAGCGCAGTACTTTCGAAACCTGACGGGAAAACACCGCAGCGCGACCGCGAACCGTCAGCTCGGGTTTTCGCTGGCGTTCGTCGCCGGCGCGACCAATGCCGGCGGCTTCCTCGCGGTCAGGCAATACACGTCGCACATGAGCGGCATCGTATCGGCGATCGCCGACCAGACGGCGCTCGGCGACGTGCAGCTCGCACTGGCCGGCATCAGCTCGCTGGGTTCGTTCCTGGTCGGCGCGAGCTGCTCGGCGATCCTCGTCAACTGGGGGCGCCGTCGCGGCCTGCAAAGCCAGTTCATGCTGCCGCTGCTGGTCGAGGCCGCGCTGCTGCTCCTGTTCGGGCTGCTCGGCAGCCACCTCGCGCTGTGGGAAACGTTCTTCGTGCCGGTGACCGTGACGCTGCTGTGCTTCATCATGGGGCTGCAGAACGCGACGATCACGAAGCTGTCGGGCGCGGAGATCCGCACGACGCACATGACGGGCATCGTGACCGACCTCGGCATCGAACTGGGGAAGCTGTTCTACTGGAACCGGTCGGCCGTCGACGTCGACGCACACACGGTGATTGCCAACCGCTCGAAACTGAGGATTCACGCCACGATGCTCGTGTCGTTCTTCGTCGGCGGCCTGGCCGGCGCGATCGGCTTCAAGCATGTCGGTTACGTGTCGACCGTGCCGCTCGCCGCCGTGCTCGTCACGCTCGCGATCGTGCCCGTGATCGACGACCTGCTCGCGTTGCTCGGCCGCAGACGCTGATCGGGCACCAGGGTGGCGCTTCCGGTGGCGGCGCCGAAATTTGATCGATTATAATTTGATTAACATACCGACCACCCTCGCCTCGCAATGGAAACGAAAACCGCCCGCTTGACCGTCCTGATCGACCCCGCCAAGAAGGAAGCCTTCGAGATGCTCTGCGCGGAGCAGGATCTCACGCCGTCGCAAGTCGTGCGGCAGTTGATCCGCGAGTATCTCGACCGGCACGGCGTGACTTACAAGACCAAGAGCGCGCTCGGCAAGCGCGTGAAGTAAGCGCGGCCGCACAGGCCGCACCAGCGGCGCCGATTACGTACCGGTTACGCGCCAATCTCCCATCGCCCATGCGGTTGCGCACGCCGGACCAGCCGCTGCGGATCGACGCCTTCCCCGTTCTTCATGCGCCTTGCCGTGGCCGCCAGCTTGAGCTCGCCGGCCCGCGCACACGCGAGGGCGCGCTCGAGCAGGATGCGCAGCGACGGCAGCCGGCGGTCGTCCTTCCATGCGAACGCGACGAAGTTGTTGTCGTCACCGCACGGAACCAGCGCATACGACGCACCGAATACCGATCTCAGCCGCTCGAGATGCTGCGGCAGCGCCGGATCGTCGTCCATCAAGTTGATCGCGAGCACGCCGGTTTCGCTCAGGCGCGCGCGGCACGCGTCGAGGAATGCCGTGCCCGTACACCGGCCCGGCATGCCGTCGGCAACAAACGCGTCGTGCAGGATCACGTCCGTCCGGATGTCCGCCCTTTCCATATGATCGGCGCCGTCGGCGCACACTACCGTGAACCGTGCGCTATCGGCAGGAATCCTGAACACGTCGCGCAGCGCGATCACGTCCGGGTTGATCTCGACCGCGTCGATTGCCGCACCCGGCAGGTGCCGGTAGCAATACTTCGCCAGCGAGCCGCCGCCGAGCCCGAGCATGCAGATGTGCGCGGGCTCGGGCTGCAGCAGCAGGAAGCCCATCATCACGCGCGTATAGCCGAGCTCGAGCCGGACCGGATCCCTGCGCGACATGCAGCTCTGCGTGCCGAAATGATCGAAGTGCAGCGACACCGCGTGCTGCGTCTCCAGCACGAAAGGCCGACCGTCGTTCAAGGGCGTCGACAGGAATCTGACGAACGCGTCGTAGGAAGTTCGATCCTCGGCCATGCCCGGGTAGCCAGATGCAAGCGGTTGATTGAAGCGTGCGCGCTCAGACCTTCTTCAGATAGCAGGCCTTCAGCATGAAGGCACCCATGTCGGTCTTGCAGTCGATTTCGTGATCGCCGCCGACGATCCGGATACTCTTGACCTTGGTGCCCATCTTCAGCGTGATCGACGAGCCCTTCACGCGCAGGTCCTTGATCAGCACGACCGAATCGCCATCCGACAACACGTTGCCGTTCGCGTCCTTGACGACGTCGCCCGCCGGTTCGTCGCCCGCGTCAGCACCGGCGCCGGCCGACCATTCGTGGCCGCAGTCCGCGCACACGGTCAGCGTGCCGTCCGGGTAAGTGTTTTCCATCGCGCATTGCGGGCAGGCGGGGGCGGCGTTCATTGCAGCTTCCATTCGGGAGGAGTTCGGGTCGTCGATAAAAAAATGCCGGGCGAGCAGGCTGCGCACCCGGGCGGCAGTGCGGTCGGGACACACCCGCCGACGGAGCGACGGGCCGCCGTCGATGCACACGACATTATAATGCAATTCACATAACCGAACCGATGCATTATAATCCTCGACTTCACGACATTCTGCGAACTTGAAGACTGCTTCACTGCGGATGTCGGCATGTTCGCGCCGGATAGCGCGCCTCAACCACCCGATCGGCACGCCGCGACCCTGCGGGAAATCGTGAAATGCCGGCTGCCCGATGTACGCGACACGCGCCGCGCCACCGCGTTTCGCGCGTTCCCGGCGCGCTGCCGGCCCGACGCCGCGTGCCGCCCCCGACCACCCGCCCAGAGGCCTTCCAACATCGTGGCAACCGTTGTGTACGTTCAAATCGGCCCCGCGTGGAACCGCAATCGCGGCGGCGCCGCACGCGACGCGACCGTCGACGCGGCATGCCGCTTCGAAAGCGACATCCTGCTGATTGCGAACGGGCACAGCGGCAACGCGAAGGACGGCGGCGCAATCGCGTCGCTGCAGGTGCACGGCGGCACGGCGGCCCAGGTGCTGGCCACCGGCCCCGACGAGGAAGCGGCGCTTCACGCGCTGTTGCCCTTGCTGCAGGCGGGCTGACGCTTGCAGCGTCAATCTCACGGCATTGCGCCGTCCACTCCGAATCTCCATTCCCCGAGGAAGCGATGAGCGACAACGACACGTCAAACACCCCCAACCTGTCAGCCTCCGCAATCTGGGCGCTCGAACGCCTCGCCGACGTTCGCTATGGCCGCGATGCGCCGGCACTCGGCTGGTCGATCGCGCGGGAACTCGTCAGCGCAGGCTTCGTCAGCCACCCCGTGCACGGCCGCTCCGGCGCGTCGATCACGACCGAAGGTCGGACCTTCCTGAAAAGCCGGAAGTAGATCGCCTGCGCCCCGCCGGACTTGGAGCCGGTGCCGGATGCCGACGATCGCGAGCCGTCGCGCATTCGATTGAAACTTTTGAGCATTTATTTGGCGATTTTACGTCTTACAAGGATCAATCTGCGCTTCTAAAGTGGAGTCACCCCGAACGAACGGGCCTCAACTTTCCGATCAAGGAGCCAGTCATGAGCCGCATCGCCATTCCCGCCATCGAATCCGCCACCGGCGCAACCGCCGACGTGTACGCACAAGTCCGCAAGATCGCCGGCGGCACCGTCCCCAACCTGTTCGCCGCCGTCGGCCATCTCGCGCCGAACGCGCTCGCGGCCGTACTCAACGCCGAAGGCGTGCTCGCCGGCGGCACGTTGAGCAAGCAGGATCTCGAAACGATCAAGCTGCTCGTCAGCGCCGACACCGGGTGTGACTACTGCGTCGCCGCGCACAACCTGCTCGGCAAGATGACCGGCTTGTCGGCCGACGCGCTGCGCGCGATTCGCTCGAGCCAGCCGAATACCGGCGACGCGAAGCGCGACGCGCTGATCCGCTTCGTGCTGAACCTGCAACGGACCAGCGGCACGATCGCGGACGACGAATTCGCGGCGATCCGCGAAGCCGGCTACACGGACGCGCAACTCGCGGAAATCTCGCTCGCGATCGCGCTGACGATCTTCACCAACACGTTCAACCGCATCAACGACACGGTCGTCGATTTCCCGCCCGTGAAGTAAGCACCGCGGTATCGCCGGCATTCGGGACGGCATCCGGTCCCGATGCCGGCTCCCGCCTCCCGCCTCCCGCCTCCGTTTCGACCGCGCCCGTCGCCGGCCCCGTTGCCGCGACGGGCGCGCTGCGTCGATGACTGCGATGGCGCCGGATATGCCGCCCCATTCCCGCCGGGAATGGAAGTTATGCGCGGGCGCCCGCTACCGACGCGACAGCGCTTCGCCGAAGATGGGTTCCACGACGAGCCGATCGCTCGCCCGCCACGCAACCCGACTTCCATCCACGCACAGGAGATTCGCCATGTCGCTCCAGGACAAACTCGACGCATTCAAGGCCGACTTCAAGGCCGGCAAGCCGCCGTACAACGCGCCGCCCGAAATCCACCCGATCATGGAACGCGCGACAGCCGAACTGATCGCGAGCGGCCAGGCCGCCCGCGCAATCAAGGCCGGCGATCCAGCACCGACGTTCCGCCTGAAGGACCAGGACGGCAACGACGTGTCCTCGGCCGACCTGCTCGCGAAGGGGCCGCTCGTCGTCACGTTCTATCGCGGCGTCTGGTGCCCGTATTGCAACCTCGAACTGCAGGCGCTGAACGAAGCGTTGCCGCAGCTCCAGGCGCTCGGCGCGCACGTGGTCGCGATTTCGCCGCAGACGGCCGTCAACAGCCGCAAGTCCGTCCGCACGAATCATCTCGACTTCCCCGTGCTGGGCGACGTGAACGGCGAGACGGGCGCGGCGTTCGGCCTGCGCTTCAACCTGCCCGACTATCTGGTCGACCTGTACAAGATGCTGAAGAACGACCTGCCGGCATTCAACAACGATCCTGGCTGGACGCTGCCGATGCCGGCACGCTACGTGATCGGTCAGGACGGCGTCGTGCTGTACTCGGAAGTCAATCCCGACTACACGCATCGCCCCGATCCGTCGGACATGTTCCCGGTCATCGAAAAGGCCGTGCACGCCTGAGCGCGAGTCGCCGCGCCACCGCACGTGGCGCGGCGGCTGCTCCTGCCTTGTAGTTCAATTTGGAGTCCTTCATGACTGCACGCACTTTTCTCGTCACCGGCGCGACCAAGGGGATCGGACGCGCGCTTTCCGAACGGCTCGTGCGCACCGGGCATCGCGTCATCGGCCTCGCGCGCGACGGCGCGGATTTCCCGGGCGAACTCGTTCGCGTCGATCTCGCCGACAGCCGGGCGACCGATGCCGCGCTGAAAGCGCTCGTGCAGCGGCACACGATCGACGGCATCGTGAACAATGTCGGCCTCGTGCGCCCGCAGTCCGTCGGCGACGTCACGCTCGACGACCTCGACGACGTACTCGCGCTGAACCTGCATCCGGCCGTCCAGACCGTCCAGGCGCTGCTGCCCGGCATGCGCGAGCGCGGCTGGGGCCGCGTCGTCAACATTTCCAGCCTGACCGTGCTCGGCATCGTGCAGCGAACCGCGTATGCGGCGGCGAAAGCCGCGCTCGTGAGCTTTTCGCGATCGTGGGCGCTGGAACTCGCGAGCACGGGCATCACGGTCAACGCGGTGGCGCCCGGGCCGACCGAAACGGAACTGTTCCGCGCCAACAATGCACCGGGCAGCGAGGGCGAGCGGCGCTATCTCGCCGCCGTCCCGATGGGACGCTTCGGCAAGCCCGACGAAATCGCGGCGACGATCGCGTTCCTGCTGTCGGACGACGCCGGCTTCATGACGGGGCAAACGCTCTACGTCGACGGCGGCGCGTCGATCGGCAAGGCAGCGTTCTGAGCGGCGGCCGCGGTTCGACGGAACCGGTGCCCCTGCCCGGGCACCTTCATCGCACCGGCGCCGGCTCGCCCTCCGCCAGCGCCTGTTCGACGAATTCGACGAACGCGCGGGCGCGGGCCGTCACGAGCCGACCGGCCGGAAACACGGCCCACAGGTCGACCGGCGGCAGTTCCCAGTCGGTCAGCACGGCCTGCACGGCGCCGGACGCGAGCTCGGGCGAGAACATCCAGCGCGACGCGACCGCCAGCCCCATGCCGCCGATCACGGCGGTCCGCATCCCTTCGGCCGCGCTCACGCGCAGCCGCCCGGAAACCGCCACCGCGACTTCGGCACCGTTACGGCTGAACGACCAGGCTTCGCCGCCGCCACGCTGCGAATACACGATCGCCTGGTGACGGGCGAGATCGGCCGGCGCTTTCGGGATGCCCGCCCGCGCGAAATACGCCGGCGTGCCGACGACGAGCCGCGGGCTGCGCGCAATGCGGCGCGCGATCATCGACGAGTCGATCAGCGTGCCCATCCGCAGCGCGACGTCGGTGCCCTCTTCCAGCAGGTCGATGTTGCGGTCGTCGAGCGCGAGGTCGATCTCCAGATCGGGATGACGGCTCAGGAACGTGTCGAGCAGCGGCAGCACATGCAGGCACGTGAAGCTCACGGCGGCGCTCACGCGCAGCTTGCCGGACAGGCTCGCAGACGCATCGCGCACCACGTGCTCGGCCTGGTCGGCCTCGCGGATCGCCAGCTTCGCGTGTTCGTAGAAACGCTGTCCGGCGTCGGTCGTCGTCAACCCGCGCGTCGAGCGCAGCAGCAGGCGCACGCCGAGCCGCTCCTCGAGCTGCGCGATCGACTTCGAGATGGCCGGCTGGCCGAGATTCATCCGCTTCGCGGCCGCCGAGAACGAACCCGCTTCCACGACGCTGACGTAGGTTTCCATTGCCGCGAGTCGATCCATGCGCTGCTTCTCCGTGTCCGTGTTCAGTGCGGCATCGCCGTTCGGCACGCGCTGCGTGTGTCGGCAGCCACCCGCGCAAATTGTAGTACGGTGCTCCCGTCTCGCCCGCCGGCCGTGCGGTTCGCCGGAATAGCAGCTATCGCCGCGAGCCGGCTTCTTCAGCGCGCGGCCCGCGCGCGCATTGAAGGTGTCACGCGCCGCGGCGGCAAACGCAGCGAGCACCGCCCGCTTCCTGCCTACTCCGCGTCGCCGGCGACGCGATCGTCCGGTGCCGCTGCGCCGCGCCGGTCGCCGCGCGACTGGCGCCGCCAGTCGCCGGGCGTCATCCCCGCCCAGCGCGTGAAGACGCGGCGAAAGGCGGCCACCGACTGGTAACCGACGTCGGCTGACACGGCCTCCGCGCTGGCCGATGGCTGGCGCAACGCATTCGCGGCGAGGCTCATCCGGATGTCCATCAGCAGGTCGGCGGCCGAGTGCCCGAGCTTCGACTGGAAATGACGCATGAAGGTCGCGCGCGACATGCTGCACAGCGCGGCCAGCTCGGGCAGCGTCCACGGCCTCGCCGGATCGTCGAGCATCGCGACGATCGCGGGCGCGAGGCGCGGATGGCCGGCCAGTGCCAGCAGGCCGGTCGGCGCCTGCCCCGAATCGCTGATCGCGCGCAGCGCGAGCGCAAACAGCGCTGCCGACAGTGCGTTCAGGATCGCGAGACCGCCGAGCTGCTGCTCGAGCGATTCCGCGCGCATCAGTTCCACGAGGGCGGTCAGCCGCGCGGTGGCGGCCAGCGCATCGGGCGTCCGGCTGTCCGCCGCCGCGCGCACGACGAGATCCGGCGGCAGATGACGCCGGATCAACCGGTCGTGCGGCGGCGCGACCACGAAACGCCCGCACAGCATGTCCAGCCGCTCGCCCGTGCCCGCGTTCTCGCCGATCAGGACGTGACCGCCGGGCCGCGCGAACGCCGGCACCGGCGGCAGCCCGCTGCCGTCGTGCAGCACGTGCGGGGAGCCGTGCGGCAACAGCACGAGGTCGCCGCCGCCGAGTTCGCGCACCGTGCCGTCGTCGGGATTCTCGAGGATCGCGCGGCCGCGCAGCACGACGTGGTACGGAATCTCGCGCGCCGGCGACCGCTCGTACGTGATCGCCCACGGCGCGCCGAACGCGCAGCGGATTTCGAGCTTCCCCGTGACCGTGACGAGCGCCATGAAGCGGCTGAGCCAGTCGAATTCGAGCGTCATGTCGAGTGGTGGAGGCAGATCGGGAATGCGGCGCGCGCACGACGCGCGCTGCGTGAAAGCCCGATTATCGCGCGGGAAGCCCGAGTAATCGCGTCCGGCCGCGTTGCGGGCGGCGGCAGCGCGCGGGTTATTCCGCGGGGGAATGGGTTTTATCGCCCCGACCGGTCTTCTGACGAACGGCGTTCGGGACGACCATCGAGTCGTCCAACACCCGTTCCAAGGAGAACACGATGAACAAGCTGTTCAATCCGCTGAAGCTCGGTCCCGTCACACTCAACCACCGTGTCGTGCATGCGCCGGTGACCCGGATGCGCAGCGGACCGGGCAACGTGCCGGGCGACCTGATGGTCGAGTACTACACGCAGCGCGCGACCGATGGCGGCCTGCTGATCACGGACGCCACCGCGATCTCGCCGCTCGCGATCGCATACGTAGACGCACCGGGGATCTATACCGACGCCCAGGTCGCGGGCTGGAAGCGTGTCGTC
The DNA window shown above is from Burkholderia pyrrocinia and carries:
- the hmpA gene encoding NO-inducible flavohemoprotein gives rise to the protein MLTQKTKDIVKATAPVLAQHGYDIIKCFYTRLFDAHPELKNVFNMAHQEQGQQQQALARAVYAYAENIEDPGSLAAVLKNIANKHASLGVRPEHYPVVGENLLAAIKETLGDAATDDIISAWAQAYGNLADVLMGMESELYEQSTDRVGGWTGWRTFVVREKRPESSVITSFILEPSDGKPVANFEPGQYISVAVDVPALGLQQIRQYSLSDMPNGHTYRISVKRESGGTYPAGYVSCLLHDHVNVGDEIRLAAPYGSFHIDVDAKTPIVLISGGVGLTPMISMLKRAIQDPQRQVVFVHGARNSGVHAMRDRLREAANTYANFDLVVFYDDPLPQDVEGRDFDRKGLVDVNAIKDTILLPDADYYICGPVPFMRIQHDALKQLGIPEARIHYEVFGPDLFAE
- a CDS encoding helix-turn-helix domain-containing protein; the protein is MSEIRSVSTIGALANLIRAARLQQGFTRDELANATGLSPKFISQVEAGKPTAQIGKVLLLLGELGVSLLAQSSIEISAENALKAAQRRRSRHGG
- a CDS encoding HipA domain-containing protein — encoded protein: MVARTLIASANGLCMGRLTDDKGVWSFTYDAQWLASPRAYPLSPAFALRAGTFTDSSTDRPVQWFFDNLLPEEGMRMSLAREAKVDAADAWGLLAYFGRESAGALTLLAEGEQEAAGSMQPLPLDELERRIRAMPTRALTATAPKRMSAAGAQQKLLLILRGDAPDYALFEPIGSEPSMHLLKPDMRAAGYPHSAINEFFCMKLAKRMGLDVPDVHFLRAPSACYVIDRFDRDTAAEPAGRLHTIDAMQLLNYDRGFKYQRANAAELGRAIGQTSTRALARLSVFRWTIFNVVVGNGDAHLKNLSFFVDARGYRLAPFYDIVSTVVYHTPTHRPDHRGDHWPHCELTMPLGAATRFSDIDTGALIAFGHALGLKEKAAEDELRRFLEPLDRSVAQTLDEVREIARPDAGEIRLLNSIAAMPIAEMRRALRQMRG
- a CDS encoding twin transmembrane helix small protein, producing MKTLLVSVAFALIIASLIFALYFMNHDRGRSKRMAWSLAARVGLSVTLFLSLLIAYKLGWIEPTGLPIGR
- a CDS encoding YoaK family protein, which gives rise to MPAQYFRNLTGKHRSATANRQLGFSLAFVAGATNAGGFLAVRQYTSHMSGIVSAIADQTALGDVQLALAGISSLGSFLVGASCSAILVNWGRRRGLQSQFMLPLLVEAALLLLFGLLGSHLALWETFFVPVTVTLLCFIMGLQNATITKLSGAEIRTTHMTGIVTDLGIELGKLFYWNRSAVDVDAHTVIANRSKLRIHATMLVSFFVGGLAGAIGFKHVGYVSTVPLAAVLVTLAIVPVIDDLLALLGRRR
- a CDS encoding ribbon-helix-helix protein, CopG family, which translates into the protein METKTARLTVLIDPAKKEAFEMLCAEQDLTPSQVVRQLIREYLDRHGVTYKTKSALGKRVK
- a CDS encoding spermidine synthase translates to MAEDRTSYDAFVRFLSTPLNDGRPFVLETQHAVSLHFDHFGTQSCMSRRDPVRLELGYTRVMMGFLLLQPEPAHICMLGLGGGSLAKYCYRHLPGAAIDAVEINPDVIALRDVFRIPADSARFTVVCADGADHMERADIRTDVILHDAFVADGMPGRCTGTAFLDACRARLSETGVLAINLMDDDPALPQHLERLRSVFGASYALVPCGDDNNFVAFAWKDDRRLPSLRILLERALACARAGELKLAATARRMKNGEGVDPQRLVRRAQPHGRWEIGA
- a CDS encoding zinc ribbon domain-containing protein YjdM, whose protein sequence is MNAAPACPQCAMENTYPDGTLTVCADCGHEWSAGAGADAGDEPAGDVVKDANGNVLSDGDSVVLIKDLRVKGSSITLKMGTKVKSIRIVGGDHEIDCKTDMGAFMLKACYLKKV
- a CDS encoding HPr family phosphocarrier protein; translated protein: MYVQIGPAWNRNRGGAARDATVDAACRFESDILLIANGHSGNAKDGGAIASLQVHGGTAAQVLATGPDEEAALHALLPLLQAG
- a CDS encoding carboxymuconolactone decarboxylase family protein, giving the protein MSRIAIPAIESATGATADVYAQVRKIAGGTVPNLFAAVGHLAPNALAAVLNAEGVLAGGTLSKQDLETIKLLVSADTGCDYCVAAHNLLGKMTGLSADALRAIRSSQPNTGDAKRDALIRFVLNLQRTSGTIADDEFAAIREAGYTDAQLAEISLAIALTIFTNTFNRINDTVVDFPPVK
- a CDS encoding peroxiredoxin-like family protein → MSLQDKLDAFKADFKAGKPPYNAPPEIHPIMERATAELIASGQAARAIKAGDPAPTFRLKDQDGNDVSSADLLAKGPLVVTFYRGVWCPYCNLELQALNEALPQLQALGAHVVAISPQTAVNSRKSVRTNHLDFPVLGDVNGETGAAFGLRFNLPDYLVDLYKMLKNDLPAFNNDPGWTLPMPARYVIGQDGVVLYSEVNPDYTHRPDPSDMFPVIEKAVHA